The following is a genomic window from Aeromonas sp. FDAARGOS 1405.
GGAGAGAGCCAATCCTTGAGCTCAAAGGGGTGCTGCGCCAGAATTTCGCGCTTGCGCTTCAGAAAATCGACAACTTTCATCTACCGATCCCTATTTGATTCAATGCCTGTAAAGAGGTCTAACCAGTCCTATTTTATTAAAGTTTCAGCTGTAAGTGCAAAAAAAATCTCGGCGTACACCTGTACCAAGGCGGAAGTAACTACTTACACAATGCAAACCAGCACGATCTGCCAATGAGGAAATCGATTGCCAAAGATGCCGCCAGCAGGGAAAATTCGCGGTGCTCATCATGAAAAAAGGCCCTCATCGGGCCTTGTGGTGGGGACTCAGCGCGCGCTAGACCAGCCGCGACGCAATTCCTCTTCATCCAGAAAGGACCAGGCGAGGATCCGGCTCACCTTGTTGCCCTGTGCCATGTCGATCACCCGTACCTGACGCGCCCCCACCCGGTTCAATGCCTTTTTCGCCCCCGGCAAGTTCTCTTTTTTCGACACCAGCGAGCTGAACCAGAGGCACTGAGTGGCAAACTCCTTGCTCTGGGCAATCATGTTGGCCAGAAACGCCGCCTCGCCCCCTTCGCACCAGAGCTCGGCCTTCTGGCCGCCGAAGTTGAGCACAGGGGCGCCTGTCACCTCCTTGCCCAGATTGCGCAGCTTGCGCTCCGTCCCCTTACTCGCCTCTTCCAGCGACGCATGGAACGGCGGATTGCACAGCGTCAGGGCGAAGCGCTCCTTCGGCCCTATAATGCCGCGAAACACATGGTTGGGGTTACCCTGCAAACGACACTCAATCTGGTTGCCGAGTCCGTTGCTCTTGGCCAGCAAAGTGGCCGCCTTGACCGAGACCGGATCGATATCCGATCCCACAAAACGCCAGCCATATTCGCGGGCCCCCAGCAGCGGATAGATACAGTTTGCCCCCACCCCGATATCCAGCAC
Proteins encoded in this region:
- the rlmF gene encoding 23S rRNA (adenine(1618)-N(6))-methyltransferase RlmF encodes the protein MKPRIPSAGGPKSGDRKSGLHSRNRHQAGYDFEALCLRTPELAAHVFINDYGTRTIDFADPDAVKTLNRALLAHHYGIAHWDLPAGYLCPPIPGRVDYLHWAADLLAESAGQLPTGKGVRVLDIGVGANCIYPLLGAREYGWRFVGSDIDPVSVKAATLLAKSNGLGNQIECRLQGNPNHVFRGIIGPKERFALTLCNPPFHASLEEASKGTERKLRNLGKEVTGAPVLNFGGQKAELWCEGGEAAFLANMIAQSKEFATQCLWFSSLVSKKENLPGAKKALNRVGARQVRVIDMAQGNKVSRILAWSFLDEEELRRGWSSAR